Proteins from a single region of Candidatus Korarchaeota archaeon NZ13-K:
- a CDS encoding APC family permease: MSSEVGGGIVPKEVFARRASGLVREASLIDAFSFGFLNQGPAVAIWTLLSWGIWLFPSGDVLNSIWIATFFGVFGAALVWGILGASMPRSGGSYVYNTRILHPAIGMAVSFAEYFVWWLWGIILAPWVADPGLKTLFGMLDMQEAAEWCASPVGMFIIASIVNFLGYLFTFYGLRFYLWHQRTMMILSMITLAIVGVILGMHSHEEFVAAWNAMAAKYNSLDYEGMIRAAMKVDPRVFAPTASVLWGTLGLVVVNAWWARYGLDLNVMAGEIKRPQRNIMIAQISSVVAPAIFVLVFALLFPSVVGRDFMYALSVADNVGLDGYNMPFPPNFMGVTRVFLDISNPLGYTLAVIAALSFIICDYMYIPLGYVAASRIAVAWGMDRMGPKWFSEVNPKWASPIKNLTFFFIVSELGIALYSFGGAGPISSLDCPATEGISLWGVTAVGALIFPFVRKVRSIWETSPYRNWRIGPIHIITICAIIDLINVAIIEYFYYTTPELEGITPEGLIAFLFVWTGGMLWWAYWRWKNKKEGIDIDLAWKELPPE, translated from the coding sequence ATGTCGTCAGAAGTTGGAGGGGGAATAGTTCCGAAGGAGGTCTTCGCCAGGAGGGCCAGCGGCTTGGTGAGGGAGGCCAGCCTCATAGACGCTTTCTCCTTCGGCTTCCTGAACCAGGGCCCCGCTGTCGCCATATGGACCCTGCTGAGCTGGGGAATATGGCTCTTCCCCTCCGGGGACGTGCTGAACTCCATATGGATCGCCACCTTCTTCGGGGTCTTCGGCGCGGCGCTCGTATGGGGAATACTGGGAGCCTCAATGCCCAGGAGCGGAGGTAGCTACGTATACAACACCAGGATACTGCATCCTGCCATAGGAATGGCCGTTAGCTTCGCAGAGTACTTCGTCTGGTGGCTCTGGGGAATAATACTAGCTCCTTGGGTCGCTGATCCTGGCCTGAAGACTCTTTTCGGCATGCTCGACATGCAAGAGGCCGCTGAGTGGTGCGCCTCTCCGGTCGGCATGTTCATAATAGCATCCATAGTCAACTTCTTGGGCTACCTCTTCACGTTCTATGGGCTCAGATTCTACCTGTGGCACCAGAGGACGATGATGATCCTCTCGATGATAACCTTAGCCATCGTTGGTGTGATACTCGGGATGCATTCCCATGAGGAGTTCGTAGCGGCTTGGAACGCCATGGCAGCAAAGTACAACTCGCTGGACTACGAGGGAATGATAAGAGCGGCCATGAAGGTAGATCCTAGGGTGTTCGCCCCCACAGCAAGCGTCCTCTGGGGTACGCTGGGCCTCGTCGTGGTCAACGCCTGGTGGGCCAGATACGGCTTGGACCTCAACGTGATGGCTGGAGAGATAAAGAGGCCCCAGAGGAACATAATGATAGCTCAGATAAGCTCCGTTGTCGCTCCAGCTATATTCGTCCTCGTATTCGCTCTGCTCTTCCCGAGTGTCGTCGGAAGGGATTTCATGTACGCCCTCTCAGTTGCCGATAACGTTGGCCTGGACGGCTACAACATGCCTTTCCCACCGAACTTCATGGGAGTCACCAGGGTGTTCCTAGACATAAGCAACCCGTTGGGCTACACGCTGGCTGTGATAGCGGCCCTGAGCTTCATAATATGCGATTACATGTACATCCCGCTCGGATACGTTGCCGCCAGCAGGATAGCCGTGGCGTGGGGCATGGACAGGATGGGGCCGAAGTGGTTCTCCGAGGTGAATCCTAAGTGGGCGTCCCCCATCAAGAACCTGACGTTCTTCTTCATAGTCAGCGAGCTAGGAATAGCTCTCTACTCATTCGGAGGGGCCGGTCCCATCTCCTCGCTCGACTGCCCAGCGACCGAGGGCATATCGCTCTGGGGAGTCACTGCTGTAGGTGCGCTCATATTCCCGTTCGTGAGGAAGGTCAGGTCCATATGGGAGACCTCCCCCTACAGGAACTGGAGGATAGGTCCTATTCACATAATCACGATATGCGCCATAATAGACCTGATAAACGTGGCCATAATAGAGTACTTCTACTACACCACGCCCGAGCTCGAGGGAATAACGCCGGAGGGACTCATAGCCTTCCTCTTCGTCTGGACCGGTGGGATGCTCTGGTGGGCGTACTGGAGATGGAAGAACAAGAAGGAAGGGATAGACATAGACCTAGCTTGGAAGGAGCTTCCTCCCGAGTGA